CCGCCTGCGTGCGCTGACCGCGGGCGCGAGCCCGGGCGGCGCGGCCACCCTCGGCGACGCGGCCGGGATCCTGGCAGGCGATCTCCTGCTGCACGAGGCCGGCCGGCTCATCGCGACCTCCGACGCCACCTCGCACGCACGTGAAGCGCTCTTCGGACTTCTCGACGACGCGGTCTTCGTCTCCGCGGCCGGCGAGCTTGCCGACGTCGAGAACGCCGTCGTGCCCGACCTCGCCGAAGACGCCGCACTCATCGCGGCGGCGCGGGACAAGACGGCCGTGTACTCCTTCAGCGCGCCTCTGCAGGCAGGTGCCGTCCTCGCCGATGCCGACGAGGCCTCGATCGCGGCGCTGGGCGACGCCGGCGCGCGCATCGGCCTGGCCTTCCAGCTCGTCGACGATCTCATCGGCGCGTTCGGAACCGCCGACCAGGCCGGCAAAGAGGAGGGTGGCGACCTGCGCGAAGCCAAGCGCACGCCGCTCATCGCCTTCGCCCGCCAGACGGCGGCGTGGTCGCGCGTCAACGATGCGCTCGCCGTCGCACACACCGGTCCGATCGCCATCCGCGAAGCACAGGAGGCCCTCGAGGCCAGCGGCGCCCGAACCCGGCTGCGCGAACTCATCGACGACACGCTCGCCGGAGCGGGAAAGCACTCCGCCGCCCCGGAGCTTCCCGTCGCTGCGAGAATGCTGTTGCAGGACCTCTGCGTCCGCATTCAGGAGAGGATTCCGTGACCGCATCCGGCGATCGTCCCACCGGGCTCGCACAGTACGACCGCACGGCTGAGGACGCGTCCGCTGCGGTCATCGCCGCGTACTCGACCTCCTTCGGTCTCGCGACCCGGCTCCTGGGCACGCGGCCCCGACCGCACGTGCGCAACGTCTACGCGCTGGTACGCGTGGCCGACGAGATCGTCGACGGCCCCGCGCACGAGGCGGGCCTCGATCCCGCCGCCGAGCGGGCGGTTCTGGACGATCTCGAGAGCGAGACGATGGCCGCGATCGAGCGCGGCTTCAGCTCCAATCTGGTCGTCCACGCCTTCGCCCGCACCGCGCGCGAGTGCCTCATCGGCGCCGACCTCATCGCCCCCTTCTTCCAGTCCATGCGCACCGACCTCACCGTTGCGAACCACGACGACGCATCGCATGACTCGTACGTGTACGGGTCGGCGGAGGTGGTGGGGCTGATGTGCCTCCACGTCTTCGTCAACGCCGACAACCCCCGACCCGCCCTTCCCGACCCGGCGCTCGTCGAGGGCGCGCGGCGTCTCGGAGCTGCGTTCCAGGACGTCAATTTCCTTCGAGACCTCTTCCACGACGAGGGGGCTCTCGGCCGGGACTACCTCGGTGTCACCACCGGGCGTCGCAGCCGCACCGAGGTCCTCGACCGCATCGACTCCGACCTCGCCGCCGCCGCCGCGACGATCCCCTCCCTGCCCGCGGACTGCCGACGAGCCGTGACGGTCGCCCACGACCTTTTCGCCGAACTCTCTCGACGGCTTCGCCGCGAGGGCGACGACAGCCGCACCCGGGTCCGCGTACCCGACACCGTCAAGGCCGCTCTCGCCGCGCGCGCGATGCTGGGCCTGCACCCGAGAGGAGCCCGCGCATGACCGCCGAACGAACCGTGGTGATCGGCGGCGGGATCGCCGGGCTCGCCACCGCTGCCCTGCTTGCCGCCGAAGGCCACGACGTGACCATCCTGGAGGCGCGCGACGACGTCGGCGGGCGTGCCGGCTCGTGGGAGAGCGATGGCTTCCGCTTCGACACCGGCCCGAGCTGGTACCTCATGCCCGAGGTGTTCGACCACTTCTTCCGCCTCGTGGGCACCACGGCCGACGCCGAGCTCGATCTGGTCAAGCTCGACCCCGCGTACCGGGTCTACCGCGAGCCCCAGACCTCCGGCACGGCAGGCGAATCCGTAGACGTCCGGTCCGGCCGCGAAGAGGCGACCGCGCTGTTCGAGTCGATCGAGCCGGGCGCGGGGAAGACCCTGGCGACCTACCTCGACTCAGCGGGGAACGCCTACGATCTCGCGGTCTCGCGGTTCCTCTACGACACGTACGAGACCACGGCGGGCCTGCGCGACCCCGCGCTTCTCAAGCGCCTGCCGCAGCTTCTGCCGCTGTTGACCACGACGCTGGCGCGTTTCGTCGATCAGCGATTCCGCGAGCCGATGCTCCGTCAGATCCTCGAGTACCCCGCGGTCTTCCTCGGTGGTTCCCCCTACGCTGTGCCGAGCCTGTACCACCTCATGAGCCACCTCGATCTCGATGATCGGGTGCTCTACCCCCGCGGAGGGTTCACCGAGGTCATCCGCGCGGTCGAACGCGTCGCGCGCCGGCAGGGCGTCACGATCCGCACCGATGCCGAGGTCGGCGCGATCCTCACCTCCGCCGATGCCGGACCGGCACGGGCGACGGGCGTCCGGTTGCGCAGCGGCGAGGTGATCGACGCCGACCTCGTGGTCTCGGCCGCCGACCTCCACCACACCGAGACCGCCCTGCTCCCCCGCGAGCTCCAGACCTATCCCGAAGAGTGGTGGACCCGCAAGCAGCCGAGCCCCGGGGCGCTGCTGCTCCTTCTCGGAGTCGAAGGCGAACTCCCCGAGCTCGCTCACCACACGCTGATGTTCGTCGACCAGTGGAAGGCGAACTTCGAGGCGATCTTCGGCGCCGATGCGCACATCCCGGACCCCGCGTCGATCTACATCTGTCGGCCGAGCGCCACCGACGAGACCGTGGCGCCCGCGGGACACGAGAATCTCTTCGTCCTGGTGCCCATTCCTGCCGACCCCTCGCTCGGGCGAGGCGGAGTCGACGGAGACGGAGATCCGCGCATCGAGGCGGCCGCCGACCACGTGATCGCGCAGATCGCGCAGTGGGCGGGCATTCCCGACCTCGCGGATCGCATCGTCGTGCGCCGCACGATCACGCCCGGCGATTTCCTCCACGATCTGCACGCGTGGCGGGGCAACTCGCTCGGGCTCGCCCACACGTTGAACCAGAGCGCGGTCTTCCGGCCGCGCAACGCGTCGAAGAAGGTGCGGGGTCTGGTCTATGCCGGATCGTCGACCCTTCCGGGGATCGGTCTGCCGATGTGCCTCATCTCGGCCGAGCTCGTGCTGAAGCGGCTGCGGGGCGACCGGAGCCCGGGGCCGCTCCCCGAGCCTGCGAGGGTGTGAGGTGCCGGGACTCTACCTTCTTGCGATCGTCTTTTCGGGCGCGGGGATGGCGGTGATCGACGCGCGCTACCGCCTGGCGCTGTGGCGGACGCCGCTGGCCACGATCGTCTCGGTCGCCGTCGGCGTGCTGTTCTTCCTCGCGTGGGATGTCGTCGGCATCCTCACCGGGGTGTTCTTCCAGGGGGACAGCCCCCTCTACATCGGGATCTCGATCGCGCCTGAGCTGCCGATCGAGGAAGTCTTCTTCCTCACCTTCCTCTGCTACCTCGCGGTGCTCTTCTACAGCGCCGCGCTGCGTCTGGGAGAGCACCGCGCCCGCCGCCGTGGGGCCGCGGAAGACGGGGGACGATCATGACCTACGTGCTGATCAACATCCCGTTCCTCCTCCTCGCCGCCGCCGTCACGCTGGCCACCGTGCGATTGCCGCGATTCCGCGAGAGGATGGTGGCATCCCTCGCCGGTGCGGTGGTGCTCGTCATCCTCACCGCCATCTTCGACAACGTGATCATCGGAACAGGACTCGTGGCCTACGACGAAGAACACCGCAGCGGCATCCTCATCGGGCTCGCGCCCATCGAGGACTTCGCCTACGCGATCGCCGCGGCTTTCCTCGTCCCGGCCGTCCACACCCTGTTGACCGCCCGACGTCCTCGCCGGGAGCAGACCTCATGACGACCCCGACTCCCCTGCGGCCGGGCCCCGTCGTCCGTCAGCTCTTCGTCTCCTCACGCCCCGTCAGCTGGATCAACACCGCCTATCCGTTCGCTGCGGCCTACCTGCTGGCCACCCGATCGGTCGACCTGACGCTCATCCTGGGCGCCCTGTTCTTCCTCATCCCCTACAACGTCGCGATGTACGGCATCAACGACGTCTTCGACTACGAGTCCGACCTGCGCAACCCCCGGAAGGGCGGGGCGCACGGTGCAGTGCTCGATCGACGGCTGCATGCGCTCACACTGTGGGTCTCGGGCCTGCTGTGCCTTCCCTTCGTGGCCTACCTGGTATGGGTCGGCTCACCCGCGTCCTGGCTGGTCCTGGCGGCGAGTCTGTTCTTCGTGGTGTTCTACAGCGCGCCGCCGCTGCGGCTGAAAGAGCGGCCCTTCGCAGACTCGATCACCAGCAGCATCCACTTCTTCTCCCCCGCCGTCTACGCCCTCGTCCTCGCCGGTGTCGCGTGGACCTGGCAACTCGTCGCGGTCATCGTCGCGTTCGCCCTCTGGGGCATCGCCTCCCACGCCTTCGGGGCCGTGCAGGACGTGCTCGCCGACCGAGCGGCGGGCATCAGCTCCATCGCGACGGCGCGCGGTGCGCGATGGACCGTTCGGTTCGCCCTCGCCTGCTACTTCGCCGCCGGGCTGGTGATCCTCGCGACGGCGTGGCCCGGTCCGCTGGCCGTCATCGCGGTCCTCCCCTACATCGCGATCGTGTGGCCGTACCGTTCCGTCACGGACGAGACCGCCGAGAAGGCGACGACCGGCTGGCGCCGCTTCCTCTGGATCAACCAGATCGCGGGCTTCATCGTCACCGTGCTGTTGATCTCCTACGGTCTGCTCACCGCCGACGCCTGATCCGCCTGCTGCCACAGCAGGAAACAGCGGATGCCCCGGTCCGGCGCCCCCGTGGGGGACGCGGTGCCGGGGCATCCGCTCTGCTGTCTCTCGCGTCGAGGTCTCCTACTGGTCGCCGAGCTCGATGAGCCGCTCCACGGCCGCCGTCAGACGCGCGTCGGCTTCGCCGTAGGCCGCCCAGTCGGCCGCCTGCAGTGCCTCCTGGCGATCCATCATCGCGTCCTGAGCCTCCTGCAGCGCCGCCTCGTACTCACCGGCGGGCGGGACCGTTGGCGCCGGGGCCTCCCCGGCGTCACCGGTCTCGGAGGGCGACGGAGTCGGCGTCGGCGTCGGCGTCGGGTTGGCGTCCGGTGGCACGTCCGTGTCACCGGCCGTGGCCCCCGAGTCCCCGCCGAAGAGGGTGTCCAGCGCCTCGTTCAGCGTGTTCTCGAACGCGATCCGGTCACCGAAGGCGACGAGCACGCGCTGCAGCGTCGGCAGCTGCGTGCCGCCCGAGGACTGTACGAACACCGGCTGGACGTACAGCAGTCCGCCGCCGACGGGGAGCGTCAGGAGGTTGCCGTTGAGGACGTCGGACTGACCCTGCGACAGGATGTTGATCTGCGCCGACACCGTCGGATCGGCGTCGAAGGTGTTCTGCACCTGGCCGGGCCCGGGCACGGGGGTCTCCGCATCGATCTCCAGCATCCGGAGTTTGCCGTAGTCCTCGCTCTTCACGCCCGCCTCGGATCCGGCATTGGAATCGACCGCGAGATACCCCATCAGCACGTTCCGGCTCGCCCCGCCCTCGGAGGAGGGGATGAAGGTCGTGAACATCGAGTAGCTCGGCGCCTCCTGACCCGGCATCTGAATCGTGGAGTAGTACGGCGGCTGGAAGCTGCCGGGATCCTGCGGGTCCTCCGGGGTGGCCCAGGCGTTGTCGCGCTGGTAGAAGGCCCGGGCGTCATCGACGTGGTAGACGCCGAGCATCGCGCGCTGGATCTTGAACAGATCGGTCGGGTAGCGCACGTGGCTCATGAGGTCGGCCGACATCTCGCTGATCGGCTCGACCGTCGACGGGTAGACCTTCTGCCAGGCCTGGAGGATCGGGTCCTCCTCGTCCCACGCGTACAGGGTCACCGACCCGTCGTAGGCATCCACGGTGGCCTTGACGGAGTTGCGCACGTAGTTGATGTCATCGATCGCGAACCGCGGCTGGACGTTGTTGGCGTCGGCGATCGCCTGCTGCAGACTGACCGTCGTCGAATAGGGGTAGTTCGCACTCAGGGTGTAGCCGTCGACGATCCAGACGATCCGGCCGTCCACCACACTCGGGTAGGGGTCGCTGTCGAGCGTCAGGTAGGGGGCGACCTTCTCCACGCGCGTCAGAGGATCGCGATCGTAGAGGATCTGCGATTCCTCATTGACGAAGTCCGAGAAGAGGATCTGCTCCGACTGGAACTTCAGCGCGTAGATGAGGCGGTTGAAGACGTTGCCGACGCTCGGTCCCCCGTCACCGGTGAAGGTGTACCGGGTCTCGCTCTCCCCGTCCCCGCCGGAGGGGTAGTCGAGCTCGAACGGCTCCGTTCCCGCCGGAGCGCCGACGATCGAGTAGGGAGGTGAATTCTCGCCGAAGTAGACGCGCGGCTGGTACTCCTCCTCCTCGGTGAGGACGCCGGAGACCGGGATCCCCCGCTCGATGAACTCGGGGAAGCCCTCGACGGTCCGCGCGTTGCCGCGCGCTGCGACCATGCCGTAGCCGTGGGTGTACACCACGGTGGTGTTCTGCCAGGTCGAAGCCTGCCCGAGTCGCTCCACGTCCAACTCGCGCACCGAGACGATGGTGTCCTGCGACTGCCCATCGATCTCGTACCGGTCCACGTCCAGAGTCTCGGGGAACTGATAGAACGCGCGGTACTGCTCCTGCTGCCGCACGGTCGGGCTGATGATGGCCGGGTCCATGATGCGGATGGATGCCGTCGTCTCGGCGTCCTCGCGCAACTGTCCGGGCTCGACGTCGGTGACGGCGGAGAAGTCCGTCTTCTCCAGCCCGTCGATGCCGTAGGCCATCTTCGTCATGTCGATGTTGCGCTGGTAGTACTCGCTCTCAAGCGTGAGCTGATTCGGCCGCACCTGGAAGGTGTTCAGCACCCACGGGTAGCCGACACCGACCACGATGGCGGAGATGACCAGGAGCGCCGTGGCGATGAGGGGGTAGCGCCACCGACCGATGACGGCGGTGATGAAGAACAGGATCGCGACGATCGCGGCGACGATCGCGAGGATCGTCTGGCCGGGGATGACGGCATTGACGCCGGTGTAGCCGGGGCCGGTGATGCGGTCGTAGGGCTCGACGAGGGTGCGGTACCGGTCGAGCCAGAGGCTTCCGGCCTGGACGAGGAGGTACAGGCCGGCGATGATCGCGAGCTGGATGCGCGCCGCCTTGGAGATG
The Microbacterium sp. SLBN-154 DNA segment above includes these coding regions:
- a CDS encoding polyprenyl synthetase family protein, producing MIPAATSAEIDLAIDSAVQRISDRAARLGDGFCVLGEAIARAASGGKRLRPALVVASFHAFGGDEAQLPTVYRVAAAFELLHTAFVVHDDVIDHDLIRRGIPNVGGEFRLRALTAGASPGGAATLGDAAGILAGDLLLHEAGRLIATSDATSHAREALFGLLDDAVFVSAAGELADVENAVVPDLAEDAALIAAARDKTAVYSFSAPLQAGAVLADADEASIAALGDAGARIGLAFQLVDDLIGAFGTADQAGKEEGGDLREAKRTPLIAFARQTAAWSRVNDALAVAHTGPIAIREAQEALEASGARTRLRELIDDTLAGAGKHSAAPELPVAARMLLQDLCVRIQERIP
- a CDS encoding phytoene/squalene synthase family protein, which produces MTASGDRPTGLAQYDRTAEDASAAVIAAYSTSFGLATRLLGTRPRPHVRNVYALVRVADEIVDGPAHEAGLDPAAERAVLDDLESETMAAIERGFSSNLVVHAFARTARECLIGADLIAPFFQSMRTDLTVANHDDASHDSYVYGSAEVVGLMCLHVFVNADNPRPALPDPALVEGARRLGAAFQDVNFLRDLFHDEGALGRDYLGVTTGRRSRTEVLDRIDSDLAAAAATIPSLPADCRRAVTVAHDLFAELSRRLRREGDDSRTRVRVPDTVKAALAARAMLGLHPRGARA
- the crtI gene encoding phytoene desaturase family protein, whose amino-acid sequence is MTAERTVVIGGGIAGLATAALLAAEGHDVTILEARDDVGGRAGSWESDGFRFDTGPSWYLMPEVFDHFFRLVGTTADAELDLVKLDPAYRVYREPQTSGTAGESVDVRSGREEATALFESIEPGAGKTLATYLDSAGNAYDLAVSRFLYDTYETTAGLRDPALLKRLPQLLPLLTTTLARFVDQRFREPMLRQILEYPAVFLGGSPYAVPSLYHLMSHLDLDDRVLYPRGGFTEVIRAVERVARRQGVTIRTDAEVGAILTSADAGPARATGVRLRSGEVIDADLVVSAADLHHTETALLPRELQTYPEEWWTRKQPSPGALLLLLGVEGELPELAHHTLMFVDQWKANFEAIFGADAHIPDPASIYICRPSATDETVAPAGHENLFVLVPIPADPSLGRGGVDGDGDPRIEAAADHVIAQIAQWAGIPDLADRIVVRRTITPGDFLHDLHAWRGNSLGLAHTLNQSAVFRPRNASKKVRGLVYAGSSTLPGIGLPMCLISAELVLKRLRGDRSPGPLPEPARV
- a CDS encoding lycopene cyclase domain-containing protein; the encoded protein is MPGLYLLAIVFSGAGMAVIDARYRLALWRTPLATIVSVAVGVLFFLAWDVVGILTGVFFQGDSPLYIGISIAPELPIEEVFFLTFLCYLAVLFYSAALRLGEHRARRRGAAEDGGRS
- a CDS encoding lycopene cyclase domain-containing protein encodes the protein MTYVLINIPFLLLAAAVTLATVRLPRFRERMVASLAGAVVLVILTAIFDNVIIGTGLVAYDEEHRSGILIGLAPIEDFAYAIAAAFLVPAVHTLLTARRPRREQTS
- a CDS encoding prenyltransferase, whose product is MTTPTPLRPGPVVRQLFVSSRPVSWINTAYPFAAAYLLATRSVDLTLILGALFFLIPYNVAMYGINDVFDYESDLRNPRKGGAHGAVLDRRLHALTLWVSGLLCLPFVAYLVWVGSPASWLVLAASLFFVVFYSAPPLRLKERPFADSITSSIHFFSPAVYALVLAGVAWTWQLVAVIVAFALWGIASHAFGAVQDVLADRAAGISSIATARGARWTVRFALACYFAAGLVILATAWPGPLAVIAVLPYIAIVWPYRSVTDETAEKATTGWRRFLWINQIAGFIVTVLLISYGLLTADA
- a CDS encoding UPF0182 family membrane protein, with product MTTTPAPQAAPSRSRRAIAITLAVIAALVAAFFIFANLYADWLWYDQLEFTSVLVTQWVARVVMFAVGFLAMGIPVWLAIQLAYRLRPVYARLSSQLDRYQEVVEPLRRLAMWGIPVFFGFFAGFAASTQWEVTWLWFNGVQTTVTDPEFGLDTGFYMFAMPFYGAVLGFASAVLLVCLLVSGLVAYLYGSVRVGQRELRISKAARIQLAIIAGLYLLVQAGSLWLDRYRTLVEPYDRITGPGYTGVNAVIPGQTILAIVAAIVAILFFITAVIGRWRYPLIATALLVISAIVVGVGYPWVLNTFQVRPNQLTLESEYYQRNIDMTKMAYGIDGLEKTDFSAVTDVEPGQLREDAETTASIRIMDPAIISPTVRQQEQYRAFYQFPETLDVDRYEIDGQSQDTIVSVRELDVERLGQASTWQNTTVVYTHGYGMVAARGNARTVEGFPEFIERGIPVSGVLTEEEEYQPRVYFGENSPPYSIVGAPAGTEPFELDYPSGGDGESETRYTFTGDGGPSVGNVFNRLIYALKFQSEQILFSDFVNEESQILYDRDPLTRVEKVAPYLTLDSDPYPSVVDGRIVWIVDGYTLSANYPYSTTVSLQQAIADANNVQPRFAIDDINYVRNSVKATVDAYDGSVTLYAWDEEDPILQAWQKVYPSTVEPISEMSADLMSHVRYPTDLFKIQRAMLGVYHVDDARAFYQRDNAWATPEDPQDPGSFQPPYYSTIQMPGQEAPSYSMFTTFIPSSEGGASRNVLMGYLAVDSNAGSEAGVKSEDYGKLRMLEIDAETPVPGPGQVQNTFDADPTVSAQINILSQGQSDVLNGNLLTLPVGGGLLYVQPVFVQSSGGTQLPTLQRVLVAFGDRIAFENTLNEALDTLFGGDSGATAGDTDVPPDANPTPTPTPTPSPSETGDAGEAPAPTVPPAGEYEAALQEAQDAMMDRQEALQAADWAAYGEADARLTAAVERLIELGDQ